CTCCAGCTGATTGTCTTAGCCAGGGTTCGCTTGTGGTGGTCCATTTAATAGATCTCCTTTGGATTGATCCTTTTTAATACCACCTTCTGCTCGTCTTGTTTGAAGGTTATATGGAAATGCTCAAAAAACCCATGCCTGCCAAGAAGCAACGGAACGTCGTTATCATTATCCTGGAGGATAAGGGCCGGGACATCCAGAGAATACCGCTCACGATTTCCTTCAAGCATAAAGCGCAGTCTGGAACGCTTCACCTTAACTTTTCCGCCAATGCCTCCTGTCTCGGTTGATGCTGCATTTTCTTTCATCCCAAGCAAATCTGCCAAATCCCTTGGAACAACAGTAGTGTCTGCCCCAGAATCAACAAGGCCCACTACTTTCATTACCTGCTCAAACTTATTTCTTACAATAACCGGGATAAATGGCGCATGCCGCAATGTCCCATCTTTTCTTGGAACATGGATGTACCTGTATATAATCGGCATTTTAGAAAATCAACGTGTCTTTTTTTGGGAGCTTAGCAATGGTCGGGGCAGGGCGGCATTGTTTTATCTCCTCTTCCAGCTTAGCCAGGCTCTTGTCATGTGCTACTATCTTATCCCTGCATATCACTATCCACTCTCCTACATAGGCTGATAAATCCATTCCCTTTGGAAAAACATCCTGGGCTGCCATAGGTGTTGTATGTGCGTATGTGCTTATAAACCTTTCGCGTTGCCTGTGTTTTCACAAAACTGATTCTGGACAGGATGGCAGTTGAGGGGAGAGAAAGGGGCAGGATGATCCTCAATCAATGCTGGCAACAGCCTTTTTAGACTTCCCTTGATGAACCAGGACGGGAGGGGCGTGGGGGTCTATCCAAATTTCAGTAAATCTTAAATATACTCCTATCCCTGACTGGGTACTATGTTAAGGGTACTCTTTGACACAAACATTTATGGATTCCTATTAAAGGAAAAAGATTCTCAAGACATAGAAAAGAAAATAATTCAAGACAAGGAGTTCATTGTTTATGGGTATAGCCCAATAAGAAAAGAGATCCGGGCAATCCCCCGAGTCTCAAAATTAAGCAAAAAGGCAAGGATTAGGATCCTGGGATTGTATGATTCTATCACAGGCAATCATTTCCTTAAGGATTCAATACAGATCACCCATTTGGCCAGGAAGTATTATGATTGCTACCGGAATTTTGGAGGCATTGGGATACAAGTATCAGGATAGACTTTATGATTGTTGCGTGCGCAAGCCTTAACAAGCTGGATATTGTCTATTCTGCTGACAATAAAACCCTATTGAGCAAGCAGGCTTTAAAGGCGTATAAACATATCCATATCAAAGAAAGCTTAAAGCTGCCAACCTTCTTTACTTACGAAGATCTCCTTGTAAGATTCAGAAGCCTAAGTCCTTCAGCTTGAAGACTTTTCTTGTAGAAGCCTCTATAAACTTATTGATGTCTCTAATAAACTCCGCGTCTTTCCCAGGTTCTTTGATACTTTTCACGCATTATGCAATACTCCTGGCTTATTTAAACTTTTCGAGTGAGTTCCTGGCAGGGAGTTTTTACCAGACTGATTCTGGGCAAACGATGGCGGGATTCTCCGGTTATGGCAGTTGAGGGGAGAGAAAGGGGCAGGATGATCCTCAATCAAGGT
The sequence above is drawn from the Candidatus Nanoarchaeia archaeon genome and encodes:
- a CDS encoding aspartyl protease family protein; protein product: MPIIYRYIHVPRKDGTLRHAPFIPVIVRNKFEQVMKVVGLVDSGADTTVVPRDLADLLGMKENAASTETGGIGGKVKVKRSRLRFMLEGNRERYSLDVPALILQDNDNDVPLLLGRHGFFEHFHITFKQDEQKVVLKRINPKEIY
- a CDS encoding DUF5678 domain-containing protein — its product is MAAQDVFPKGMDLSAYVGEWIVICRDKIVAHDKSLAKLEEEIKQCRPAPTIAKLPKKDTLIF